The Priestia megaterium genome has a window encoding:
- a CDS encoding DUF1796 family putative cysteine peptidase, translating into MIDINLQDIKGSYNLVAGLGSWCGPALYSERHGLRRHSFPLDWMQSPFLPDVNTLLRNKFQGFMEVENIIEKDILANYVDDNGYPIFKSGTSESIRAHYVTDIKYNIDSVHDFPMVPNQDWSVQYPPYKIRLDHRIQTFLNQIAQSQRTLFIRYEWMPTSYEDVINLKSILTDMTNGNFNLLLVETVDEELHGVKDMNFGTPEDKICWVQVSRDNCTNTSVWNDLLSGITLLN; encoded by the coding sequence GTGATTGATATAAACTTACAAGATATAAAAGGCTCTTATAATTTGGTGGCTGGCTTAGGAAGCTGGTGTGGCCCAGCGCTTTATTCCGAACGTCACGGTTTGAGAAGGCATTCGTTTCCTCTTGATTGGATGCAATCTCCTTTTCTCCCTGACGTAAATACATTATTAAGAAACAAATTTCAAGGTTTTATGGAAGTAGAAAACATAATTGAAAAAGACATACTAGCTAATTATGTAGATGATAATGGATATCCTATTTTTAAATCCGGCACTTCTGAATCAATAAGAGCTCATTATGTTACAGATATTAAATATAACATTGACTCTGTTCACGACTTTCCTATGGTTCCTAACCAAGACTGGTCTGTCCAATACCCACCTTATAAAATAAGATTAGATCATCGTATTCAAACATTTCTTAATCAAATTGCACAAAGTCAACGTACGTTATTTATAAGATATGAATGGATGCCCACAAGCTACGAAGACGTAATTAACTTAAAATCAATTTTAACAGACATGACTAACGGTAACTTTAACCTTCTGTTAGTTGAGACTGTTGACGAAGAATTACATGGAGTAAAAGACATGAATTTTGGAACACCTGAAGACAAAATTTGTTGGGTTCAAGTTTCGCGAGATAATTGCACCAATACTTCTGTTTGGAATGATTTATTAAGCGGAATAACACTATTAAATTAA
- a CDS encoding spore coat protein — protein sequence MSCSKKRKCYCSCLNSKPSRKKEKNCKKTRCAEKNYFCSNRYNNALIETDTRQEILSDQVSDSIILVKNSCDVTITATDTQTTIFLQSFIQILTIFLLSIGLDANSIRLFLQEVSQTARSLQLNRQRVIVKNSKGVNVTTSNNDTAVFIQNFLQALTLLLTP from the coding sequence TTGAGTTGTTCTAAAAAAAGAAAGTGCTACTGTAGTTGTCTAAATTCCAAACCTTCAAGAAAAAAAGAAAAAAATTGTAAAAAAACAAGATGTGCAGAGAAAAATTATTTTTGTTCCAATAGATATAATAATGCACTTATTGAAACTGATACAAGACAAGAGATCCTCAGTGATCAAGTTTCTGATTCAATCATTCTTGTGAAAAACTCCTGTGATGTTACTATTACTGCAACAGATACACAGACAACCATATTTCTTCAAAGCTTCATACAAATATTAACCATTTTCTTACTTTCAATAGGTCTCGATGCCAATTCAATAAGGCTGTTTTTACAAGAAGTTTCTCAGACCGCAAGGTCACTTCAATTAAATAGACAAAGAGTTATCGTTAAAAACAGTAAAGGTGTCAATGTAACAACATCCAATAACGATACAGCTGTTTTTATACAAAATTTTTTACAAGCGTTGACCTTATTACTAACTCCTTAG
- a CDS encoding P-loop NTPase family protein, which yields MYKIVILGNSCSGKTTLATQLSEKLHIPIHHLDLWFREPKMRKITQIRQRKRYFKKRLEKVLNTASWIVEGWGYLDTYDLRFSKADIIIFLDVVPKESKERFLIREQNKQMHIKITEKLVKQSFYKIDKFHEENRPIILDLFQKYEGEPGKSLFPIARKYNLEQLLATLRNGKYG from the coding sequence GTGTATAAAATTGTTATATTAGGAAATTCTTGTTCTGGTAAAACTACACTAGCTACACAGTTAAGTGAAAAATTACATATACCTATCCATCATTTAGATTTGTGGTTTAGAGAACCTAAAATGAGAAAAATAACGCAAATTCGGCAAAGAAAGAGATATTTTAAAAAAAGGTTGGAAAAGGTGTTAAATACAGCAAGTTGGATTGTTGAGGGATGGGGATATCTAGATACGTATGATTTACGTTTTAGTAAAGCCGATATTATTATTTTTTTAGATGTTGTCCCTAAAGAATCTAAAGAACGATTTTTAATACGAGAACAGAATAAACAAATGCACATAAAAATAACTGAAAAATTGGTTAAACAAAGCTTTTACAAAATTGATAAATTTCATGAAGAAAACCGACCTATTATATTGGATCTTTTTCAGAAGTATGAAGGAGAACCAGGGAAAAGCTTATTTCCTATTGCGAGAAAATACAATTTAGAACAATTACTTGCTACATTAAGAAATGGGAAATACGGATAG